From one Lolium rigidum isolate FL_2022 chromosome 4, APGP_CSIRO_Lrig_0.1, whole genome shotgun sequence genomic stretch:
- the LOC124647312 gene encoding uncharacterized protein LOC124647312, translating into MVITAGDTGAGASGGGPERPVEIDGAVANVVVDVDRTTAGQQQQGGTESACRICHLADGDLPAKSGSGRLVNLGCGCRGEIAAAHRRCAEAWFSVRGNRRCEICGETAANITGWGGGGKEFIRQWHGAAGVDSGGSSKGSGLCRTKTFCNLLIACLIIVLILSWFFHNRMV; encoded by the exons ATGGTGATCACCGCCGGAGACACCGGAGCGGGTGCCAGCGGGGGAGGGCCAGAAAGGCCGGTCGAGATCGACGGCGCCGTTGCGAATGTTGTGGTCGACGTCGACAGGACGACGGCTGGTCAGCAGCAGCAGGGTGGAACTGAGAGCGCCTGCAGAATTTGCCACCTCGCGGACGGCGACCTGCCGGCGAAGAGCGGGAGCGGGCGGCTAGTgaacctcggctgcggctgccggGGTGAGATCGCGGCGGCGCACCGCCGGTGCGCCGAGGCGTGGTTCTCCGTGAGGGGCAACAG GCGCTGCGAGATCTGCGGCGAGACCGCGGCGAACATCACTGGATGGGGCGGGGGCGGCAAGGAGTTCATTCGGCAGTGGCATGGGGCGGCGGGTGTGGACAGCGGAGGATCGTCTAAGGGCAGCGGTTTGTGCAGAACAAAGACATTCTGCAACCTCTTGATCGCGTGCTTGATCATTGTGCTAATCTTGTCGTGGTTCTTCCATAATCGTATGGTTTGA